The following proteins come from a genomic window of Streptococcus pneumoniae:
- a CDS encoding LacI family DNA-binding transcriptional regulator — MEKKLTIKDIAEMAQTSKTTVSFYLNGKYEKMSQETREKIEKVIHETNYKPSIVARSLNSKRTKLIGVLIGDITNSFSNQIVKGIEDIASQNGYQVMIGNSNYSQESEDRYIESMLLLGVDGFIIQPTSNFRKYSRIIDEKKKKMVFFDSQLYEHRTSWVKTNNYDAVYDMTQSCIEKGYEHFLLITADTSRLSTRIERASGFVDALTDANMRHASLTIEDKHTNLEEIKEFLQKEIDPDEKTLVFIPNCWALPLVFTVIKELNYNLPQVGLIGFDNTEWTCFSSPSVSTLVQPSFEEGQQATKILIDQIEGRNQEERQQVLDCSVNWKESTF, encoded by the coding sequence TTGGAGAAGAAACTGACCATAAAAGACATTGCGGAAATGGCTCAGACCTCGAAAACAACCGTGTCATTTTACCTAAACGGGAAATATGAAAAAATGTCCCAAGAGACACGTGAAAAGATTGAAAAAGTTATTCATGAAACAAATTACAAACCGAGCATTGTTGCGCGTAGCTTAAACTCCAAACGAACAAAATTAATCGGTGTTTTGATCGGTGATATTACCAACAGTTTCTCAAACCAAATTGTTAAGGGGATTGAGGATATCGCCAGCCAGAATGGCTACCAGGTAATGATAGGAAATAGTAATTACAGCCAAGAGAGTGAGGACCGGTATATTGAAAGCATGCTTCTCTTGGGAGTAGACGGCTTTATTATTCAGCCGACCTCTAATTTCCGAAAATATTCTCGTATCATCGATGAGAAAAAGAAGAAAATGGTCTTTTTTGATAGTCAGCTCTATGAACACCGGACTAGCTGGGTTAAAACCAATAACTATGATGCCGTTTATGACATGACCCAGTCCTGTATCGAAAAAGGTTATGAGCATTTTCTCTTGATTACAGCGGATACGAGTCGTTTGAGTACTCGGATTGAGCGGGCAAGTGGTTTTGTGGATGCTTTAACAGATGCTAATATGCGTCACGCCAGTCTAACCATTGAAGATAAGCATACGAATTTGGAAGAAATTAAGGAATTTTTACAAAAAGAAATCGATCCCGATGAAAAAACTCTGGTATTTATCCCTAACTGTTGGGCCCTACCTCTAGTCTTTACCGTTATCAAAGAGTTGAATTATAACTTGCCACAAGTTGGGTTGATTGGTTTTGACAATACGGAGTGGACTTGCTTTTCTTCTCCAAGTGTTTCGACGCTGGTTCAGCCCTCCTTTGAGGAAGGACAACAGGCTACAAAGATTTTGATTGACCAGATTGAAGGCCGCAATCAAGAAGAAAGGCAACAAGTCTTGGATTGTAGTGTGAATTGGAAAGAGTCGACTTTCTAA
- a CDS encoding PTS sugar transporter subunit IIB has protein sequence MTMPNIIMTRIDERLIHGQGQLWVKYLGCNTVIVANDEVSTDKMQQTLMKTVVPDSVAMRFFPLQKVIDIIHKANPAQTIFIVVKDVKDALTLVEGGVPIKEINIGNIHNATGKEQVTRSIFLGEEDKAALKELSQTHQVTFNTKTTPTGNDGAVQVNIMDYI, from the coding sequence ATGACAATGCCAAATATTATTATGACCCGTATCGATGAACGGTTGATTCATGGGCAAGGACAACTTTGGGTAAAATACCTAGGTTGTAATACGGTCATTGTTGCCAATGACGAAGTAAGCACAGACAAGATGCAACAAACTCTGATGAAAACAGTTGTGCCAGACTCAGTTGCCATGCGTTTCTTCCCTTTGCAAAAGGTGATTGATATCATTCACAAGGCTAATCCTGCTCAAACGATCTTTATCGTTGTAAAGGATGTGAAGGACGCTTTAACCTTGGTAGAAGGTGGTGTCCCTATCAAAGAAATCAATATTGGGAACATTCACAATGCTACTGGTAAAGAGCAAGTGACACGCTCCATCTTCCTGGGTGAAGAGGACAAGGCAGCCCTCAAGGAATTAAGCCAAACTCATCAAGTAACATTTAATACGAAAACAACTCCAACAGGAAATGATGGAGCTGTTCAAGTCAACATTATGGACTATATTTAA
- the mraY gene encoding phospho-N-acetylmuramoyl-pentapeptide-transferase: MFISISAGIVTFLLTLVGIPAFIQFYRKAQITGQQMHEDVKQHQAKAGTPTMGGLVFLITSVLVAFFFALFSSQFSNNVGMILFILVLYGLVGFLDDFLKVFRKINEGLNPKQKLALQLLGGIIFYLFYERGGDILSVFGYPVHLGFFYIFFALFWLVGFSNAVNLTDGVDGLASISVVISLSAYGVIAYVQGQMDILLVILAMIGGLLGFFIFNHKPAKVFMGDVGSLALGGMLAAISMALHQEWTLLIIGIVYVFETTSVMMQVSYFKLTGGKRIFRMTPVHHHFELGGLSGKGNPWSEWKVDFFFWGVGLLASLLTLAILYLM; the protein is encoded by the coding sequence ATGTTTATTTCCATCAGTGCTGGAATTGTGACATTTTTACTAACTTTAGTAGGAATTCCGGCCTTTATCCAATTTTATAGAAAGGCGCAAATTACAGGCCAGCAGATGCATGAAGATGTCAAACAGCATCAGGCAAAAGCTGGGACTCCTACAATGGGAGGTTTGGTTTTCTTGATTACTTCTGTTTTGGTTGCTTTCTTTTTCGCCCTATTTAGTAGCCAATTCAGCAATAATGTGGGAATGATTTTGTTCATATTAGTCTTGTATGGCTTGGTCGGATTTTTAGATGACTTTCTCAAGGTCTTTCGTAAAATCAATGAGGGGCTTAATCCTAAGCAAAAATTAGCTCTTCAGCTTCTAGGTGGAATTATCTTCTATCTTTTCTATGAGCGTGGGGGCGATATCCTGTCTGTCTTTGGTTATCCAGTTCATTTGGGATTTTTCTATATTTTCTTCGCTCTTTTCTGGCTAGTCGGTTTTTCAAACGCAGTAAACTTGACAGACGGTGTTGACGGTTTAGCTAGTATTTCCGTTGTGATTAGTTTGTCTGCCTATGGAGTTATTGCCTATGTGCAAGGTCAGATGGATATTCTTCTAGTGATTCTTGCCATGATTGGTGGTTTGCTCGGTTTCTTCATCTTTAACCATAAGCCTGCCAAGGTCTTTATGGGTGATGTGGGAAGTTTGGCCCTAGGTGGGATGCTGGCAGCTATCTCTATGGCTCTCCACCAAGAATGGACTCTCTTGATTATCGGAATTGTATATGTTTTTGAAACAACTTCTGTTATGATGCAAGTCAGTTATTTCAAACTGACAGGTGGTAAACGTATTTTCCGTATGACGCCTGTACATCACCATTTTGAGCTTGGGGGATTGTCTGGTAAAGGAAATCCTTGGAGCGAGTGGAAGGTTGACTTCTTCTTTTGGGGAGTGGGACTTCTAGCAAGTCTCCTGACCCTAGCAATTTTGTATTTAATGTAA
- the pbp2X gene encoding penicillin-binding protein PBP2X yields MKWTKRVIRYATKNRKSPAENRRRVGKSLSLLSVFVFAIFLVNFAVIIGTGTRFGTDLAKEAKKVHQTTRTVPAKRGTIYDRNGVPIAEDATSYNVYAVIDENYKSATGKILYVEKTQFNKVAEVFHKYLDMEESYVREQLSQPNLKQVSFGAKGNGITYANMMSIKKELEAAEVKGIDFTTSPNRSYPNGQFASSFIGLAQLHENEDGSKSLLGTSGMESSLNSILAGTDGIITYEKDRLGNIVPGTEQVSQRTMDGKDVYTTISSPLQSFMETQMDAFQEKVKGKYMTATLVSAKTGEILATTQRPTFDADTKEGITEDFVWRDILYQSNYEPGSTMKVMMLAAAIDNNTFPGGEVFNSSELKIADATIRDWDVNEGLTGGRMMTFSQGFAHSSNVGMTLLEQKMGDATWLDYLNRFKFGVPTRFGLTDEYAGQLPADNIVNIAQSSFGQGISVTQTQMIRAFTAIANDGVMLEPKFISAIYDPNDQTARKSQKEIVGNPVSKDAASLTRTNMVLVGTDPVYGTMYNHSTGKPTVTVPGQNVALKSGTAQIADEKNGGYLVGVTDYIFSAVSMSPAENPDFILYVTVQQPEHYSGIQLGEFANPILERASAMKDSLNLQTTAKALEQVSQQSPYPMPSVKDISPGDLAEELRRNLVQPIVVGTGTKIKNSSAEEGKNLAPNQQVLILSDKAEEVPDMYGWTKETAETFAKWLNIELEFQGSGSTVQKQDVRANTAIKDIKKITLTLGD; encoded by the coding sequence ATGAAGTGGACAAAAAGAGTAATCCGTTATGCGACCAAAAATCGGAAATCGCCGGCTGAAAACAGACGCAGAGTTGGAAAAAGTCTGAGTTTATTATCTGTCTTTGTTTTTGCCATTTTTTTAGTCAATTTTGCGGTCATTATTGGGACAGGCACTCGCTTTGGAACAGATTTAGCGAAGGAAGCTAAGAAGGTTCATCAAACCACCCGTACAGTTCCTGCCAAACGTGGGACTATTTATGACCGAAATGGAGTCCCGATTGCTGAGGATGCAACCTCCTATAATGTCTATGCGGTCATTGATGAGAACTATAAGTCAGCAACGGGTAAGATTCTTTACGTAGAAAAAACACAATTTAACAAGGTTGCAGAGGTCTTTCATAAGTATCTGGACATGGAAGAATCCTATGTAAGAGAGCAACTCTCGCAACCTAATCTCAAGCAAGTTTCCTTTGGAGCAAAGGGAAATGGGATTACCTATGCCAATATGATGTCTATCAAAAAAGAATTGGAAGCTGCAGAGGTCAAGGGGATTGATTTTACAACCAGTCCCAATCGTAGTTACCCAAACGGACAATTTGCTTCTAGTTTTATCGGTCTAGCTCAGCTCCATGAAAATGAAGATGGAAGCAAGAGCTTGCTGGGAACCTCTGGAATGGAGAGTTCCTTGAACAGTATTCTTGCAGGGACAGACGGCATTATTACCTATGAAAAGGATCGTCTGGGTAATATTGTACCCGGAACAGAACAAGTTTCCCAACGAACGATGGACGGTAAGGATGTTTATACAACCATTTCCAGCCCCCTCCAGTCCTTTATGGAAACCCAGATGGATGCTTTTCAAGAGAAGGTAAAAGGAAAGTACATGACAGCGACTTTGGTCAGTGCTAAAACAGGGGAAATTCTGGCAACAACGCAACGACCGACCTTTGATGCAGATACAAAAGAAGGCATTACAGAGGACTTTGTTTGGCGTGATATCCTTTACCAAAGTAACTATGAGCCAGGTTCCACTATGAAAGTGATGATGTTGGCTGCTGCTATTGATAATAATACCTTTCCAGGAGGAGAAGTCTTTAATAGTAGTGAGTTAAAAATTGCAGATGCCACGATTCGAGATTGGGACGTTAATGAAGGATTGACTGGTGGCAGAATGATGACTTTTTCTCAAGGTTTTGCACACTCAAGTAACGTTGGGATGACTCTCCTTGAGCAAAAGATGGGAGATGCTACCTGGCTTGATTATCTTAATCGTTTTAAATTTGGAGTTCCGACCCGTTTCGGTTTGACGGATGAGTATGCTGGTCAGCTTCCTGCGGATAATATTGTCAACATTGCGCAAAGCTCATTTGGACAAGGGATTTCAGTGACCCAGACACAAATGATTCGTGCCTTTACAGCTATTGCTAATGACGGTGTCATGCTGGAGCCTAAATTTATTAGTGCCATTTATGATCCAAATGATCAAACTGCTCGGAAATCTCAAAAAGAAATTGTGGGAAATCCTGTTTCTAAAGATGCAGCTAGTCTAACTCGGACTAACATGGTTTTGGTAGGGACGGATCCGGTTTATGGAACCATGTATAACCACAGCACAGGCAAGCCAACTGTAACTGTTCCTGGGCAAAATGTAGCCCTCAAGTCTGGTACGGCTCAGATTGCTGACGAGAAAAATGGTGGTTATCTAGTCGGGGTAACCGACTATATTTTCTCGGCTGTATCGATGAGTCCGGCTGAAAATCCTGATTTTATCTTGTATGTGACGGTCCAACAACCTGAACATTATTCAGGTATTCAGTTGGGAGAATTTGCCAATCCTATCTTGGAGCGGGCTTCAGCTATGAAAGACTCTCTCAATCTTCAAACAACAGCTAAAGCTTTGGAGCAAGTAAGTCAACAAAGTCCTTATCCTATGCCTAGTGTCAAGGATATTTCACCTGGTGATTTAGCAGAAGAATTGCGTCGCAATCTTGTACAACCCATCGTTGTGGGAACAGGAACGAAGATTAAAAACAGTTCTGCTGAAGAAGGGAAGAATCTTGCCCCGAACCAGCAAGTCCTTATCTTATCTGATAAAGCAGAGGAAGTTCCAGATATGTATGGTTGGACAAAGGAGACTGCTGAGACCTTTGCTAAGTGGCTCAATATAGAACTTGAATTTCAAGGTTCGGGCTCTACTGTGCAGAAGCAAGATGTTCGTGCTAACACAGCTATCAAGGACATTAAAAAAATTACATTAACTTTAGGAGACTAA
- a CDS encoding PTS system mannose/fructose/sorbose family transporter subunit IID: MTGSNKLTKRDYLKTSLRAFFLQNGFNYSNYQGLGYVNVMYPVLKKHYGEDQEGFYQALEENCEFYNTNPHFLPFITSLHLVMLENGRPTKETRSIKMALMGPLAGIGDSLSQFCLAPLFSTIAASFAQEGLVVGPILFFLAMNTILTAIKLSTGLYGYKLGTTVIDKLSEQMATISRIANIIGVTVIAGLAATSVKIMVPITFAAGEVKADAKQSIVSIQGMLDKVAPALLPALFTLLVYYLIKEKKWTTYKLVILTVIIGIIGSWLKIIA, encoded by the coding sequence ATGACTGGATCTAACAAATTAACAAAACGTGATTATCTTAAAACGTCTTTGCGGGCATTCTTTTTACAAAATGGATTTAACTATAGTAACTATCAAGGGTTGGGATATGTCAATGTAATGTATCCTGTTTTGAAAAAACACTATGGAGAGGATCAGGAAGGTTTCTACCAAGCCTTGGAAGAAAACTGTGAATTCTATAATACCAATCCACACTTCCTGCCTTTTATTACCAGCTTGCACCTTGTAATGTTGGAAAATGGCCGACCAACAAAAGAAACACGTAGCATCAAGATGGCCTTGATGGGACCATTAGCAGGTATTGGGGATTCTCTCTCTCAATTCTGTTTAGCTCCATTGTTCTCAACCATCGCAGCTTCGTTTGCTCAAGAAGGCTTGGTTGTCGGTCCAATCTTGTTCTTCCTTGCGATGAATACGATTTTAACAGCGATTAAATTGTCAACTGGTCTGTATGGATACAAACTAGGAACGACTGTGATTGATAAACTAAGCGAGCAGATGGCAACGATTTCTCGTATTGCCAATATTATTGGTGTAACCGTAATTGCTGGTTTGGCAGCGACATCTGTTAAGATTATGGTACCGATCACCTTTGCTGCAGGGGAAGTTAAAGCAGACGCTAAACAAAGTATCGTAAGTATTCAGGGAATGCTTGATAAGGTTGCTCCAGCTCTTCTACCAGCCCTATTTACACTTTTAGTTTACTACTTGATCAAAGAAAAGAAATGGACAACATATAAACTCGTTATTTTAACAGTTATCATCGGAATTATCGGAAGCTGGCTTAAGATTATAGCTTAA
- a CDS encoding helix-turn-helix transcriptional regulator gives MNRVKEFRKELGISQLELAKDIGVSRQTINMIENDKYNPTLELCLNLARSLQTDLNSLFWKEDF, from the coding sequence ATGAATCGTGTGAAAGAATTTCGCAAGGAACTGGGCATTTCCCAGCTCGAGCTCGCCAAGGATATCGGTGTCTCGAGACAGACTATCAATATGATTGAAAACGACAAGTACAATCCAACTCTGGAACTCTGTCTCAATCTCGCCCGCAGCCTCCAAACTGACCTCAACAGTCTCTTTTGGAAGGAAGATTTTTAA
- a CDS encoding alginate lyase family protein yields MKEERRQFFERVDGNQCRDYILSHCSKDYEKVKSSLERLMDNRFMFDSPWDMEPCSKIHQIQPMVWDQVFEDDPEWAYMLNRQEYLLQFMIGYLVEGDKSYIQKCKFFLFDWIEQVREFSPQSLMTRTLDTGIRSFTWLKLLLLLLKFDLLEEKELEKILVSLEKQIDFMKSYYRAKYTLSNWGILQTIPMLAIYHFFADKMDLEEAYHFASEELKQQIETQILGDGSQFEQSILYHVEVYKALLDLCLLLPDLQDSYQELLEKMATYIQMMTGLDGRTLAFGDSDSTETTEMLSLSAVVLNKEDLLNGLDVKVDLLSLLFLGREKVKRLQEFERRAWQPKSMIFEDSGHVCIKDEHRYLFFKNGPLGSAHSHSDENSFCLQYQDQPIFIDAGRYSYREIYERYLLKSAWSHSTCIVDGKAPERITGSWEYEYYPHSLFCHHKEREGVHYIEGAYWSAEPDLPYLHKRKILMLVEDVWLLVDDIRCQGQHEALTQFILDKDVTYQDGKINQLRLWSEVDFDLEDTIISPKYNELERSSKLTKRQFFENQMLDYTIIAHESFEIIRHSVYQTDDREVENALAFEVKNDETDKLILLLSEDIGVGEKLCLVDGTKMRGKCLVYDKINERMIRLQC; encoded by the coding sequence ATGAAAGAAGAAAGAAGACAATTTTTTGAAAGAGTCGATGGAAACCAATGTCGTGATTATATCTTGTCGCACTGTTCAAAAGACTATGAGAAAGTCAAGAGTTCCCTTGAACGCTTGATGGACAATCGTTTTATGTTTGATAGTCCTTGGGATATGGAGCCTTGTTCAAAAATCCATCAAATCCAGCCGATGGTATGGGATCAAGTATTTGAAGATGATCCAGAATGGGCTTATATGCTCAATCGACAAGAATATCTCTTGCAGTTTATGATAGGGTATCTGGTAGAAGGAGATAAGAGCTATATTCAAAAGTGCAAGTTCTTTCTATTTGATTGGATTGAGCAGGTGAGAGAATTTTCTCCTCAATCCTTGATGACTAGAACCTTGGATACGGGTATTCGTTCCTTTACTTGGTTGAAACTACTCTTGCTCCTCTTGAAATTTGACTTGCTAGAGGAGAAAGAACTAGAGAAAATTTTGGTCAGTCTAGAAAAGCAGATTGACTTTATGAAAAGCTACTATCGCGCCAAGTACACCCTTAGTAACTGGGGGATTTTACAAACAATTCCGATGCTTGCTATCTATCATTTCTTTGCAGATAAGATGGACCTAGAAGAAGCTTACCATTTTGCTTCAGAGGAGTTGAAACAGCAAATTGAGACACAGATTTTAGGAGATGGAAGCCAGTTTGAACAGTCGATTCTCTATCATGTAGAGGTTTATAAAGCCTTGCTGGATTTGTGTCTCTTGCTTCCAGACTTGCAAGATAGTTACCAAGAGTTGCTGGAAAAGATGGCGACCTATATTCAAATGATGACAGGCTTAGATGGACGAACTTTGGCTTTTGGTGATAGCGATTCTACAGAAACGACAGAAATGTTGAGCCTGTCTGCTGTGGTTTTGAACAAGGAAGACCTTCTTAACGGTCTGGATGTTAAAGTCGATTTGCTTAGCCTCTTGTTCCTGGGGCGAGAAAAGGTCAAGCGACTGCAGGAATTTGAAAGGAGAGCTTGGCAGCCTAAGTCCATGATCTTTGAAGACTCTGGACATGTCTGCATTAAGGATGAACATCGTTATCTATTTTTCAAAAATGGTCCGCTAGGAAGTGCCCATAGCCATAGTGACGAGAATAGTTTTTGCTTACAGTATCAAGACCAACCTATTTTCATAGATGCTGGGCGTTATTCTTATCGGGAGATATATGAACGTTATCTCTTAAAGAGTGCTTGGAGTCATTCGACCTGCATTGTAGATGGGAAAGCTCCGGAAAGAATCACAGGATCCTGGGAATATGAATACTATCCTCACTCCCTGTTTTGTCACCATAAAGAAAGGGAGGGAGTGCATTATATTGAGGGGGCTTATTGGTCAGCAGAACCTGATTTGCCTTATCTTCACAAGAGAAAAATCCTCATGTTGGTAGAGGATGTCTGGCTCTTGGTAGATGACATCAGGTGTCAAGGTCAGCATGAGGCGTTGACTCAGTTTATCCTTGACAAGGATGTGACCTATCAAGATGGGAAAATCAATCAGTTGAGACTATGGAGTGAAGTTGATTTTGATTTGGAAGATACCATCATTTCTCCTAAATACAATGAGCTTGAAAGAAGTAGCAAACTCACCAAGCGCCAATTCTTTGAGAATCAGATGCTGGATTATACCATCATTGCGCATGAGAGTTTTGAAATCATCCGTCATTCTGTCTACCAGACAGATGATCGTGAAGTGGAAAATGCTCTGGCTTTTGAAGTGAAAAATGACGAAACAGACAAGCTGATTCTGTTATTAAGCGAGGATATTGGTGTAGGTGAAAAATTGTGCCTCGTTGACGGAACAAAAATGCGTGGAAAATGTCTAGTATATGATAAAATAAATGAGAGAATGATTCGCTTGCAGTGCTAG
- a CDS encoding preprotein translocase subunit YajC, translating into MDTTLFYGIVIVLAVSPLLLSSFHSIRQQKLLRKQMEQRQEYLASLTSGDEVLLLSGIHGKIISIKDDLVSLQIAKGVVIYVEKESVMGKTKELLFK; encoded by the coding sequence ATGGATACAACATTGTTTTATGGAATAGTGATTGTCTTGGCAGTGAGTCCCCTTTTACTGTCAAGCTTTCATTCTATTCGTCAGCAAAAGTTGCTTCGCAAACAGATGGAGCAACGACAAGAGTATTTAGCTTCTTTAACATCTGGTGATGAAGTGTTGTTATTGTCTGGAATTCATGGAAAAATCATTTCTATCAAAGATGACTTGGTCTCCTTGCAGATTGCAAAAGGTGTGGTCATCTATGTAGAAAAGGAAAGTGTAATGGGAAAGACAAAAGAACTGCTTTTTAAGTAG
- the ftsL gene encoding cell division protein FtsL, whose translation MAEKMEKTGQILQMQLKRFSRVEKAFYFSIAVTTLIVAISIIFMQTKLLQVQNDLTKINAQIEEKKTELDDAKQEVNELLRAERLKEIANSHDLQLNNENIRIAE comes from the coding sequence ATGGCAGAAAAAATGGAAAAAACAGGTCAAATACTACAGATGCAACTTAAACGGTTTTCGCGTGTGGAAAAAGCTTTTTACTTTTCCATTGCTGTAACCACTCTTATTGTAGCGATTAGTATTATTTTTATGCAGACCAAGCTCTTGCAAGTGCAGAATGATTTGACAAAAATCAATGCGCAGATAGAGGAAAAGAAGACCGAATTGGACGATGCCAAGCAAGAGGTCAATGAACTATTACGTGCAGAACGTTTGAAAGAAATTGCCAATTCACACGATTTGCAATTAAACAATGAAAATATTAGAATAGCGGAGTAA
- a CDS encoding DUF3278 domain-containing protein — MKKETFTEKLIKRTYGISGPLDEYKRREADSIGNQVFIVLFYLMIFGNLIPLLLAYKYPQEVALIYPPLILVIALIASGYVTYQMKKTGITVIEPDMLNEKESKQLHYPGLKAGLFFGLWMFFITPLLSILIDEGQDYFHSLLTIRNGVSSILGSIFFGASIQFLISRRIAKTKKNQDED, encoded by the coding sequence ATGAAAAAAGAAACCTTCACTGAAAAACTGATCAAACGCACATACGGTATTTCTGGTCCCCTTGACGAATACAAACGGCGTGAGGCCGATAGTATTGGGAACCAAGTCTTTATCGTCCTCTTTTATCTGATGATTTTCGGAAATCTTATTCCACTCCTTCTGGCCTATAAATACCCTCAAGAAGTGGCTCTAATCTATCCTCCTCTGATTTTAGTGATTGCCCTCATCGCTTCTGGCTATGTCACCTACCAAATGAAAAAAACAGGCATCACAGTCATTGAACCAGATATGCTGAATGAGAAAGAAAGCAAGCAACTACACTACCCAGGTCTGAAAGCAGGTTTGTTCTTTGGTCTATGGATGTTTTTTATAACTCCTCTTCTCAGTATACTCATAGATGAAGGTCAGGACTATTTTCATTCTCTTCTCACTATAAGAAATGGTGTATCAAGTATTCTCGGTTCTATTTTCTTCGGAGCGAGCATACAGTTCCTCATCTCCCGTCGCATTGCAAAAACTAAGAAAAATCAAGATGAGGATTAG
- a CDS encoding PTS mannose/fructose/sorbose/N-acetylgalactosamine transporter subunit IIC gives MSINVFQAILIGLWTAFCFSGMLLGIYTNRCIVLSFGVGIILGDLPTALAMGAIGELAYMGFGVGAGGTVPPNPIGPGIFGTLMAITSAGKVSPEAALALSTPIAVAIQFLQTFAYTVRAGAPETAMKHLKNHNLKKFKFTLNATIWLFAFIGFTLGCLGALSMDTLLKLVDYIPPVLLTGLTVAGKMLPAIGFAMILSVMAKKELIPFVLLGYVCAAYLNIPTIGIAIVGTIFALIEFYNKPKTADHVVEEEAHDDWI, from the coding sequence ATGTCGATTAATGTATTTCAAGCGATTTTAATTGGATTATGGACAGCTTTCTGTTTTAGTGGAATGCTGTTAGGAATTTACACCAATAGATGTATTGTTCTGTCATTTGGTGTCGGAATTATTCTAGGTGATCTGCCTACTGCTCTTGCAATGGGAGCTATTGGTGAATTGGCTTATATGGGATTCGGTGTTGGTGCTGGAGGTACTGTTCCACCAAACCCAATCGGACCTGGTATCTTTGGTACCTTGATGGCTATCACTAGTGCTGGTAAAGTCAGTCCAGAAGCGGCTCTTGCCCTCTCTACTCCGATTGCTGTGGCGATTCAATTCTTACAAACTTTCGCCTACACTGTACGTGCTGGTGCGCCTGAAACGGCGATGAAGCACTTGAAAAACCATAATTTGAAGAAATTCAAGTTCACTCTAAATGCAACAATTTGGTTGTTTGCCTTTATTGGATTTACCTTGGGTTGCTTGGGTGCCCTTTCAATGGATACCTTGTTGAAACTCGTAGACTACATTCCACCGGTATTGCTTACAGGTTTGACAGTTGCTGGTAAAATGCTCCCAGCTATCGGTTTTGCGATGATCTTGTCAGTGATGGCTAAGAAAGAGTTGATTCCCTTTGTCTTGTTGGGATATGTTTGTGCAGCTTATCTAAACATCCCAACAATTGGTATTGCAATTGTAGGTACTATCTTTGCTTTGATTGAATTTTATAACAAGCCAAAAACAGCGGATCATGTGGTAGAGGAGGAAGCACACGATGACTGGATCTAA
- the rsmH gene encoding 16S rRNA (cytosine(1402)-N(4))-methyltransferase RsmH, translating to MTKEFHHVTVLLHETIDMLDVKPDGIYVDATLGGAGHSEYLLSKLSEKGHLYAFDQDQNAIDNAQKRLAPYIEKGMVTFIKDNFRHLQARLREAGVQEIDGICYDLGVSSPQLDQRERGFSYKKDAPLDMRMNQDASLTAYEVVNNYDYHDLVRIFFKYGEDKFSKQIARKIEQAREVKPIETTTELAEIIKLVKPAKELKKKGHPAKQIFQAIRIEVNDELGAADESIQQAMDMLALDGRISVITFHSLEDRLTKQLFKEASTVEVPKGLPFIPDDLKPKMELVSRKPILPSAEELEANNRSHSAKLRVARKIHK from the coding sequence ATGACAAAAGAATTTCATCATGTAACGGTCTTACTCCACGAAACGATTGATATGCTTGACGTAAAACCTGACGGTATCTACGTTGATGCGACTTTGGGTGGAGCAGGCCATAGCGAGTATTTATTAAGTAAATTAAGTGAAAAAGGCCATCTCTATGCCTTTGACCAGGATCAGAATGCCATTGACAATGCGCAAAAACGCTTGGCACCTTACATTGAGAAGGGAATGGTGACCTTTATCAAGGACAACTTCCGTCATTTACAGGCACGTTTGCGCGAAGCTGGTGTTCAGGAAATTGATGGAATTTGTTATGACTTGGGAGTGTCTAGTCCTCAATTAGACCAGCGTGAGCGTGGTTTTTCTTATAAAAAGGATGCGCCACTGGACATGCGGATGAATCAGGATGCTAGCCTGACAGCCTATGAAGTGGTGAACAATTATGACTATCATGACTTGGTTCGTATTTTCTTCAAGTATGGAGAGGACAAATTCTCTAAACAGATTGCGCGTAAGATTGAGCAAGCGCGTGAAGTGAAGCCGATTGAGACAACGACTGAGTTAGCAGAGATTATCAAGTTGGTCAAACCTGCCAAGGAACTCAAGAAGAAGGGGCATCCTGCTAAGCAGATTTTCCAGGCTATTCGAATTGAAGTCAATGATGAACTGGGGGCGGCAGATGAGTCCATCCAGCAGGCTATGGATATGTTGGCTCTGGATGGTAGAATTTCAGTGATTACCTTTCATTCCTTAGAAGACCGCTTGACCAAGCAATTGTTCAAGGAAGCTTCAACAGTTGAAGTTCCAAAAGGCTTGCCTTTCATCCCAGATGATCTCAAGCCCAAGATGGAATTGGTGTCCCGTAAGCCAATCTTGCCAAGTGCGGAAGAGTTAGAAGCCAATAACCGCTCGCACTCAGCCAAGTTGCGCGTGGCCAGAAAAATTCACAAGTAA